One region of Rhodospirillales bacterium genomic DNA includes:
- a CDS encoding potassium transporter Kup encodes MSAPAPAASGDGLAAPARIASSGVGALMFTALGVVFGDIGTSPLYAIKETFAGAHPLPIDRMHVLGVLSLVFWSVTCVVSIKYAIVLMRADNRGEGGSVALLALVTQAAAARPILTRVVGTLGIFAAALFYGDAMLTPAISVLSAVEGLNVMGPWFEPVVLPLTAIILFLLFLIQRQGTAKVGALFGSVVLVWFVVLAILGVKNIAAYPKVLSALSPHYAVLFLWNDGLTGFLALGSVVLAVTGAEALYANMGHFGRLPIRLAWYLVVLPGLLLNYFGQGALLLVRPGAIENPFFRMSPEWALAPMIVLATLATVIASQATISGAFSVTQQAIQLGYIPRMKIPHTSAREIGQVYIPFVNWLLMICVLALVFGFRSSSNLAAAYGVAVTSTMMIETLLIGAVMLALWRWSWRKIALALAVFLLLDVAFFGATVTKVTHGGWFPLAIGFVMFLVLTTWKRGRGLLLARRTQAALSIDEFKKSLSGVARVPGTAIFLTRAAEGVPTALLHNLKHNKVLHERVVLLTVAIEEVPSVSAERRVTHKDFGDNISQVVLHFGFMDTPDIPKTLANASLAQLGFFYDVFQITYFVSRETVIPVDTPDMVIWRKHLYAWMTRNASGAAEFFQLPRNRVVELGAQVEV; translated from the coding sequence ATGTCCGCACCCGCGCCCGCCGCTTCCGGCGACGGCTTGGCCGCACCCGCCAGGATCGCGTCTTCCGGCGTCGGCGCGCTCATGTTCACGGCGCTCGGCGTCGTGTTCGGCGATATCGGAACCAGCCCGCTCTACGCCATCAAGGAAACGTTCGCCGGCGCGCACCCTTTGCCTATCGATCGCATGCACGTGCTGGGGGTGCTCTCGCTCGTCTTCTGGTCCGTCACCTGCGTCGTCTCGATCAAGTACGCGATCGTCCTGATGCGCGCCGACAACCGCGGCGAAGGCGGCAGCGTGGCACTGCTCGCGCTGGTGACCCAGGCGGCGGCGGCGCGTCCGATCCTGACGCGCGTCGTCGGCACCCTCGGCATTTTCGCGGCGGCGTTGTTTTACGGCGACGCCATGCTGACACCGGCGATTTCGGTGCTAAGCGCAGTCGAAGGTCTCAACGTCATGGGCCCGTGGTTCGAGCCGGTTGTCCTGCCGTTGACCGCGATCATTCTGTTCCTGTTGTTCCTGATCCAGCGCCAAGGCACCGCCAAGGTCGGCGCGCTTTTCGGTTCCGTGGTTTTGGTTTGGTTCGTGGTGCTGGCGATCCTCGGGGTCAAGAACATCGCGGCCTATCCCAAGGTACTGTCGGCTTTGTCGCCGCACTATGCGGTTTTGTTTTTGTGGAACGACGGGTTGACTGGATTTCTGGCGCTCGGCTCGGTGGTGCTCGCCGTAACCGGCGCCGAAGCGCTTTATGCCAATATGGGGCATTTCGGGCGCCTGCCGATCCGGCTCGCCTGGTATCTGGTCGTGCTGCCCGGCTTGCTGCTTAATTATTTTGGCCAGGGGGCACTGTTGCTCGTCCGTCCCGGCGCCATCGAAAACCCGTTCTTCCGGATGTCGCCCGAATGGGCGCTGGCACCGATGATCGTGTTGGCGACACTGGCGACCGTGATCGCCTCGCAGGCGACGATCTCGGGTGCGTTTTCCGTCACCCAGCAGGCGATCCAACTCGGCTACATCCCGCGCATGAAGATCCCGCACACCTCGGCCCGCGAGATCGGCCAAGTCTACATCCCCTTCGTCAATTGGCTGCTGATGATTTGCGTGCTGGCGCTCGTATTCGGATTCCGGAGCTCGAGCAATTTGGCGGCAGCCTATGGCGTCGCGGTCACCAGCACCATGATGATCGAAACGCTGCTGATCGGTGCGGTCATGCTGGCGTTGTGGCGATGGAGCTGGCGCAAGATCGCGCTTGCCCTCGCCGTGTTTCTGCTGCTCGACGTCGCGTTTTTTGGCGCGACCGTCACCAAGGTCACTCACGGCGGCTGGTTCCCGCTCGCGATCGGATTCGTGATGTTCCTCGTCCTCACCACCTGGAAGCGAGGTCGCGGCTTGCTGCTGGCGCGGCGTACTCAGGCGGCTCTGTCGATCGACGAATTCAAGAAAAGCCTTTCGGGCGTGGCGCGTGTGCCAGGCACGGCGATCTTTCTCACCCGGGCGGCGGAAGGCGTGCCAACCGCGCTATTGCACAACCTCAAGCACAACAAGGTCCTGCACGAGCGGGTGGTGCTGCTGACGGTGGCGATCGAGGAAGTGCCCTCTGTGTCCGCCGAGCGGCGCGTGACCCACAAGGATTTCGGCGACAACATCAGCCAGGTCGTTCTCCATTTCGGGTTCATGGACACGCCCGATATTCCGAAGACGTTGGCCAACGCCTCCCTCGCCCAACTCGGTTTTTTCTACGACGTGTTCCAGATCACCTATTTCGTCAGCCGGGAAACCGTAATTCCGGTCGATACCCCGGACATGGTTATCTGGCGCAAGCATCTTTACGCCTGGATGACGCGCAACGCGTCCGGCGCGGCGGAATTCTTCCAACTGCCCCGCAATCGGGTGGTCGAGCTCGGCGCCCAGGTCGAGGTCTAA